GGAGACCTTGGCCATGCCGGACAGTCGCGCTGCTGCCATTGTGCGCACCTGGCTGGAAAGCCCTGCCGCCCGCGACCGGCTCATCGCGGCTGCGCAACTGGGCATCACCATCGTCAGCCTGGCTTTGGGCGCTGTGGGGGACCGCACTTTCGAGGCCCTGCTGGCGCCGTTGTTCCACGATCTGGCCTTGCCGCCGGCCCTGGCCTTGGTGAAGCGCGTGTTGCCGGTGGTGCCGTTAGCCGCTTCGTTGACCTTGGTCACCATCCTCCATGTGGTGTTTGGCGAGCAGGTGCCCAAGGTGGCTGCCCTGCACGCCCCGGAACGCTTCGCGCTGTTGGCGGCGCAGCCCATGTACCTTTTTGCCCGCACTTTCCACTGGTTCGTGGTTGCCCTGGATTGGGCCACGCAGATGGTGTTGCGCCTGCTGGGGCTGGATACTTCGCAGGTGAGCCACGGCACGGTGTACACCCTGGAGGAACTCAAGCAAATTGTGGCCGAGTCGGGAGAGGTCGGCGTGATCCCTGCCGAGGGTGGCGAGATTCTGCACGCCGTGCTGGACTTCGGCGAACTGGTCGTCCGACAGGTTATGGTGCCGCGCACCGAGATCATCGCCCTGCGCGCCGAGACGCCCTTGCGGGAGGTGCTCCGCCTGGCTGCCCAACATGGCGTGACCAAATTCCCCGTCTACGGCAGGGATCTGGACGACATCCTGGGGATTTTGCACATCAAGGATTTGCTGCGGCATCTGGAGGATCCGGCCTTCGAGCGGCTCACTGCTCAGGAGTTCGCCCGCGAAGCCCTGTTCGTGCCCGAAACGTTGCCTGTCAACGCGCTGCTGGTTCAGTTCCGCGAACGGAAGCAGCACATCGCCATCGTCATCGACGAGTATGGCGGCACCGCCGGGCTGGTGACTCTGGAAGACCTCATCGAGGAAATTGTGGGCGACATTGAGGACTTCTTCGACCGCTCCGCCGGCCCGGCGATCCAGCCGCTGCCCGATGGCAGCGTGCTCATCGACGGCCTGACCCTGATCGAGGATGTGAACGGAAAGTTGGGGTTGCATCTGGAAGACCCCAACTACGATACCATTGCCGGTTATGTGCTGGGTCGCCTGGGGCACATCCCCAAGACGGGGGAGGCGGTCGAGTTGGCTGACGGGCGACGGCTGCGGGTGCTGGCCATGGACGGCTTACGCATCGCCAAGTTGCGCCTGGAGCAGGCCGTCCACCCGCAAAACGAACCCGAAGAGGCCCAGGCGGAAGGATGACCCCAACGCGCTTTGTGGAAGTCGTCGTGTACGCCCCCCGTGTGTTGGGGGCGTTTC
The Anaerolineae bacterium genome window above contains:
- a CDS encoding HlyC/CorC family transporter, whose translation is MTMLLNFSLIFFLIALNGFFVSVEFAVVAARKARLETLAMPDSRAAAIVRTWLESPAARDRLIAAAQLGITIVSLALGAVGDRTFEALLAPLFHDLALPPALALVKRVLPVVPLAASLTLVTILHVVFGEQVPKVAALHAPERFALLAAQPMYLFARTFHWFVVALDWATQMVLRLLGLDTSQVSHGTVYTLEELKQIVAESGEVGVIPAEGGEILHAVLDFGELVVRQVMVPRTEIIALRAETPLREVLRLAAQHGVTKFPVYGRDLDDILGILHIKDLLRHLEDPAFERLTAQEFAREALFVPETLPVNALLVQFRERKQHIAIVIDEYGGTAGLVTLEDLIEEIVGDIEDFFDRSAGPAIQPLPDGSVLIDGLTLIEDVNGKLGLHLEDPNYDTIAGYVLGRLGHIPKTGEAVELADGRRLRVLAMDGLRIAKLRLEQAVHPQNEPEEAQAEG